The Persephonella sp. IF05-L8 genome contains a region encoding:
- the pheT gene encoding phenylalanine--tRNA ligase subunit beta has product MRVPYSWIKEFLDIDEPAEKVAEKLNETGIETVVEKFGQPINNIVVVKILSVEKHPERDKLLICKATDGNREYQIITAAKNVFTGAKTILAKEGATIGDITIKPVKFGSVQSEGMFLSLEELGLAEKAEGVLILPDEVKEGTDPNKLLGLGEDYIFEIEITPNRGDALSVRGLAREIGAIFGIKRKEKYPVVSIAQENPPQIELQTDKVSRYRGIVIKGVKIQPSPFDLQLKLIKCGQNPINNVVDITNYILLQEGQPLHAFDLKKIKGKVIVRNAKEGETIITLDGEERKLTAEDIVIADEEKPIAIAGVIGGENTKVDENTTDILLEAAIFDNISVRKTAKRLAISTESSYRFERGVDIENLPNAQDKAVELIVKLAGGEAIGETDIYPKPYQPAKIKLREKTTRRILGIDIPKERAQELLVRLEIPTEIVEDGTISEIPAFRSFDLEREIDLVEEVGRLEGLNKLEETYPSISVKSYQKSENFLFELRTRDFFKDNGFDEVVTYTFVDEDIYNILGLPVPQIQIKNYLLKTQSIMRDNLAVSLIKTLQHNLRFQNRDLKIFEISSAFFEDHEEIRAGILATGRYIKGFNYTEGDKKFSTTEKWNFLKLKGVIESYLHSLGFTDIEYKPSEKPFLNPYEAAEIYVNGQNVGYLGRIHPEKADKLEIPKDVYVGELKLRYVSRKLQEDSLNKTGYLFNLYLTRKLPEFKELPKYPSVKRDFAFEVDENLQVDKLLKAIKDSSDLVEKVELFDVYFIDENRKSVAVSVEFRAEDRSLSDEEVNKVSEEMIKKLEETFENLKLRA; this is encoded by the coding sequence ATGAGAGTTCCTTATTCATGGATAAAAGAGTTTCTGGATATAGATGAACCTGCGGAGAAAGTAGCAGAAAAACTTAACGAGACAGGTATTGAAACAGTTGTAGAAAAGTTTGGACAACCGATAAACAACATTGTTGTTGTGAAAATTCTTTCTGTGGAAAAACATCCTGAAAGGGATAAACTCCTTATATGCAAAGCTACAGATGGAAACAGAGAATATCAGATTATAACTGCAGCAAAAAACGTATTTACAGGAGCAAAGACAATACTGGCAAAGGAAGGAGCCACGATAGGTGATATTACTATAAAACCTGTAAAATTCGGCTCTGTCCAATCTGAAGGAATGTTCTTATCCCTTGAGGAATTAGGTCTTGCAGAAAAAGCAGAAGGGGTTCTTATACTTCCTGATGAAGTAAAGGAAGGCACAGACCCAAACAAACTACTTGGACTGGGAGAGGATTATATATTTGAGATTGAGATAACCCCAAATAGAGGAGATGCTCTAAGCGTTAGAGGACTTGCCAGAGAAATAGGGGCTATTTTCGGTATTAAAAGAAAAGAAAAATATCCTGTTGTTTCAATAGCACAGGAAAATCCACCACAGATAGAACTCCAAACAGACAAAGTAAGTAGATACAGAGGAATAGTAATCAAAGGGGTAAAAATCCAGCCTTCTCCATTTGACCTGCAGCTAAAACTTATAAAATGTGGACAAAACCCAATCAATAATGTGGTGGATATCACCAACTATATTCTCCTTCAGGAAGGGCAACCTTTACATGCCTTTGATTTAAAAAAGATTAAAGGCAAAGTTATAGTTCGAAATGCCAAAGAAGGAGAAACAATTATCACCCTTGACGGAGAAGAGAGGAAACTAACAGCTGAAGATATTGTAATAGCAGATGAAGAAAAACCAATTGCAATAGCCGGTGTAATCGGAGGAGAAAACACAAAAGTTGACGAAAACACAACAGACATTCTCCTTGAAGCTGCGATTTTTGATAATATCTCTGTCAGAAAAACAGCAAAAAGACTGGCTATCAGCACAGAATCCTCATACAGATTTGAAAGGGGAGTGGATATAGAAAATCTCCCAAATGCTCAGGATAAAGCAGTTGAGCTTATTGTGAAACTTGCAGGTGGAGAGGCTATAGGTGAAACTGATATATACCCTAAACCTTATCAACCTGCAAAAATAAAACTGAGAGAAAAAACAACAAGAAGAATTCTGGGAATAGATATTCCTAAAGAAAGAGCACAGGAGCTACTGGTAAGACTTGAAATCCCTACAGAAATTGTAGAAGACGGAACCATTTCAGAAATACCGGCATTCAGGTCTTTTGATTTAGAAAGGGAAATAGACCTTGTTGAAGAGGTTGGCAGATTAGAAGGTCTAAACAAACTGGAAGAAACATATCCCTCAATATCCGTAAAAAGCTATCAAAAAAGTGAAAACTTCCTTTTTGAACTCAGGACAAGGGACTTCTTCAAGGATAATGGCTTTGATGAAGTTGTAACCTATACCTTTGTTGATGAAGATATTTACAACATTTTAGGACTTCCTGTCCCTCAGATACAGATTAAGAACTATCTGCTTAAGACACAAAGCATAATGAGGGACAATCTTGCAGTTAGTCTGATAAAAACTCTGCAGCATAACTTAAGATTTCAAAACCGAGACCTGAAAATATTTGAGATTTCATCTGCTTTCTTTGAAGACCATGAGGAGATAAGAGCAGGAATTCTGGCAACAGGTAGGTATATAAAAGGATTTAACTATACCGAAGGAGATAAGAAATTTTCCACCACTGAAAAATGGAATTTCCTCAAACTGAAAGGTGTTATAGAAAGTTATCTGCATAGCTTAGGCTTTACCGATATAGAATATAAGCCTTCAGAAAAACCATTCCTTAATCCTTACGAAGCTGCTGAAATTTACGTAAATGGCCAGAATGTTGGTTATTTAGGCAGAATACATCCGGAAAAAGCAGACAAGCTGGAAATTCCAAAGGATGTTTATGTTGGAGAACTCAAACTGAGATATGTATCAAGAAAACTACAGGAAGATAGCTTAAACAAAACAGGATATCTGTTTAACCTGTATTTAACAAGAAAACTTCCTGAGTTTAAAGAACTTCCTAAATATCCATCTGTTAAAAGAGATTTTGCTTTTGAAGTTGACGAAAATCTACAGGTGGATAAATTATTAAAAGCTATAAAGGATAGCTCAGACCTTGTGGAAAAGGTTGAGTTATTTGATGTTTACTTTATTGATGAAAACAGAAAAAGCGTTGCTGTTTCTGTTGAGTTCAGGGCAGAGGACAGGTCTCTGTCTGATGAAGAGGTAAATAAAGTTTCGGAAGAGATGATTAAAAAGCTTGAAGAAACTTTTGAAAACCTGAAACTTAGAGCATAG
- a CDS encoding 5-formyltetrahydrofolate cyclo-ligase yields MKESIRKEILNKRLSHRQIEEQSIQIAEKFCSLPEVKNAKNILLYYPHKNEVDTRPLIKKLLKKTGISVFLPKVSGKDILPVQVKDLSSLKSGYAGIKEPEGLPVKPEKLDIVVVPAIAFDKRGHRLGYGKGYYDRFLSKTNALKVGFAFDFQVVDELPAEEHDIPVDLIITPTRLIKTKEEERK; encoded by the coding sequence TTGAAAGAGAGTATTAGGAAAGAGATTTTAAACAAGAGATTAAGCCACAGGCAGATAGAGGAGCAGTCTATCCAGATAGCGGAAAAATTCTGCTCACTGCCTGAGGTAAAAAACGCAAAGAATATACTCCTATACTACCCCCATAAAAATGAGGTAGATACAAGACCTCTTATAAAAAAACTTCTTAAAAAGACAGGAATTTCTGTCTTCCTCCCTAAGGTTTCAGGTAAAGATATCTTACCTGTTCAGGTCAAAGACCTGTCCTCTCTGAAGTCAGGCTATGCAGGAATTAAAGAACCAGAAGGATTACCTGTAAAGCCAGAAAAACTTGATATTGTTGTTGTTCCGGCTATTGCATTTGACAAAAGAGGGCATAGACTTGGATATGGTAAAGGATACTACGACAGGTTTTTGAGTAAAACTAATGCACTAAAGGTAGGGTTTGCCTTTGATTTTCAGGTGGTTGATGAACTTCCAGCAGAAGAACATGACATTCCTGTGGACTTAATCATTACCCCTACCAGATTAATAAAGACAAAGGAGGAAGAGAGAAAATGA
- the rny gene encoding ribonuclease Y encodes MIEIIVGVSALAVGGAAGFAACKTTVGKALQEKEKEAEKIIAEKNRIEEEARRKAEEIIRQAEKEARIKAREIENEALQLKKEQEIIIEKEILKRKQQLEEELKKEKEELQNLEKTLMTREAQLEKRIARIEHREEELEKKWDEVKKLEEEIKAIQKEIEEKEQKIKAAEEQYILELQRIASMTKEEAREELMKKVEEEARLEAAKLMKEIEEEARKEAEKEAKWNLVTAIQRLAPEITTSYTISVVDLPSNDLKGRIIGREGRNIRAFEMETGVDLIIDDTPDIVTISSFDPLRREIAKESLERLIADGRIHPGRIEEVVSKVKEEMEAKVRKLGEETCLELGFTDVHPELYYYIGKLYYRTSYTQNVLLHTKEVAYLAGMMAAELGLDEKAARRGGLMHDIGKSISHEVGGSHSKVGAELAKRYGEPDVVINAILYHHNDEPARYPEAVLVAAADALSAARPGARREALQSYINRLEKIEAIVNSFENVEKSFAIQAGREVRIIVNAEKLSDEEAYLLTKEIAKRIEKEVEFPGQIKVTTIRESRFVEVAK; translated from the coding sequence ATGATAGAGATAATAGTTGGAGTTTCTGCTTTAGCAGTAGGAGGTGCTGCAGGATTTGCAGCATGTAAGACAACTGTAGGAAAAGCATTACAGGAAAAAGAGAAAGAAGCAGAAAAAATAATTGCTGAAAAAAATAGAATTGAAGAGGAAGCCAGAAGAAAAGCTGAAGAAATTATCAGACAGGCAGAAAAAGAGGCGAGAATAAAAGCCAGAGAGATTGAGAATGAAGCCCTGCAATTGAAAAAAGAACAGGAGATTATTATTGAAAAAGAAATTCTCAAGAGAAAACAACAACTTGAAGAAGAGCTTAAGAAAGAGAAAGAAGAACTTCAAAATCTTGAAAAAACCCTTATGACAAGGGAAGCACAGCTTGAGAAAAGAATTGCAAGAATAGAGCACAGGGAAGAAGAACTTGAGAAAAAATGGGATGAGGTCAAAAAGTTAGAAGAAGAAATCAAGGCTATCCAGAAAGAGATTGAAGAAAAAGAACAGAAAATCAAAGCTGCAGAGGAGCAGTATATCCTTGAACTGCAAAGAATTGCCTCTATGACAAAAGAAGAAGCCAGAGAAGAGCTTATGAAAAAAGTTGAAGAAGAAGCAAGATTAGAAGCTGCCAAACTGATGAAAGAGATAGAAGAAGAAGCAAGAAAAGAGGCCGAAAAAGAGGCAAAATGGAACCTGGTAACAGCCATCCAGAGACTTGCTCCAGAAATTACAACCTCATACACCATTTCTGTGGTAGACCTGCCTTCCAACGACCTGAAAGGTAGAATTATCGGAAGAGAAGGTAGAAATATCAGAGCATTTGAGATGGAAACAGGAGTTGACCTGATTATTGATGATACCCCTGATATCGTTACAATTTCATCATTTGACCCTCTCAGAAGGGAAATAGCAAAGGAATCCCTTGAGAGATTAATAGCAGACGGAAGAATACATCCAGGAAGAATTGAAGAAGTAGTATCTAAAGTTAAAGAAGAAATGGAAGCCAAAGTCAGAAAACTTGGTGAGGAAACATGTCTTGAGCTTGGATTTACAGATGTCCATCCTGAACTTTATTACTACATAGGAAAACTTTATTACAGAACATCCTATACACAAAACGTCCTGCTGCATACAAAAGAAGTTGCATACCTTGCAGGAATGATGGCTGCTGAACTGGGGCTTGATGAAAAAGCAGCCAGAAGAGGTGGTTTAATGCATGATATTGGAAAGTCCATCTCCCACGAGGTAGGAGGTTCCCACTCAAAAGTTGGTGCAGAGCTTGCAAAAAGATATGGAGAGCCTGATGTTGTTATAAACGCAATCCTTTACCACCACAATGACGAACCTGCAAGATATCCAGAAGCTGTTCTTGTAGCTGCTGCAGATGCATTATCAGCAGCCAGACCAGGAGCAAGAAGAGAAGCACTCCAGTCTTATATCAACAGACTGGAAAAAATTGAAGCTATTGTTAACTCATTTGAAAATGTTGAAAAATCATTTGCTATACAGGCAGGTAGAGAGGTTAGAATTATCGTAAATGCAGAGAAACTATCAGATGAAGAGGCATATCTCCTGACAAAAGAAATCGCAAAAAGAATTGAAAAAGAAGTAGAGTTCCCAGGACAAATCAAGGTAACAACCATAAGAGAATCAAGATTTGTAGAAGTTGCCAAGTAA
- a CDS encoding ammonium transporter yields the protein MKITPADNVWILVSTALVLLMSIPGLAVFYGGLTRTKSILNTIMMVFATFGVISLLWILFGYSLTFGNDIGGIIGNLQYFLLSGIKPSDPAPAAENLYHYLFIFFQMTFAAITVALMAGAFIERMKFSAWLLVSALWGIFVYFPVAHWIWGGGWLSNVGTLDFAGGLVVHETSGLGALVGAFILGKRKEPIMLPANLALVAIGTGLLWFGWFGFNGGSALGMSAQAVSAAFTTSIAAFMGGLTWTFLEWILFKKPTSLGLFTGIIAGLATITPASGFVDLGAALIIGILAGIVCFIAVVYVKNKVGYDDSLDVFGVHGVGGMLGALLLAVFANPDIADVAGIIYGSASQLMPQIIGIIAVGIYTIIVSAIIFKLVDIIVGLRVPKDYEIEGLDERIHGERVMNEPIKF from the coding sequence ATGAAAATTACCCCTGCAGATAATGTCTGGATTTTAGTTTCTACAGCCCTTGTTTTATTAATGTCTATTCCGGGACTTGCTGTATTTTATGGAGGTCTCACCAGAACAAAGAGTATCTTGAACACTATAATGATGGTTTTTGCAACATTTGGTGTTATTAGTCTGCTCTGGATTTTATTTGGATATTCTTTAACATTTGGAAATGATATTGGTGGCATAATAGGAAATCTACAGTATTTCCTATTATCAGGAATAAAACCTTCTGACCCTGCACCTGCAGCAGAAAATCTTTACCATTATTTATTTATATTCTTCCAGATGACATTTGCAGCAATTACTGTTGCCCTTATGGCAGGTGCCTTTATTGAAAGAATGAAATTTTCTGCATGGCTGCTTGTATCTGCATTATGGGGAATATTCGTTTATTTCCCTGTAGCCCACTGGATTTGGGGTGGTGGATGGCTATCCAACGTAGGAACACTGGATTTTGCAGGTGGTCTGGTTGTTCATGAAACATCAGGACTTGGTGCACTGGTTGGGGCATTTATATTAGGTAAAAGGAAAGAGCCTATAATGCTGCCTGCCAACCTTGCCCTTGTTGCAATAGGAACAGGTCTTTTATGGTTTGGATGGTTTGGATTTAACGGTGGTTCTGCACTTGGAATGTCAGCACAGGCTGTATCGGCAGCATTTACAACTTCTATTGCTGCATTTATGGGCGGATTAACCTGGACGTTCCTTGAGTGGATATTATTCAAAAAACCGACATCCCTGGGATTATTTACAGGAATAATTGCAGGGCTTGCAACAATAACCCCTGCTTCAGGCTTTGTTGACCTTGGAGCAGCTTTAATTATCGGAATTCTTGCAGGTATTGTATGTTTTATAGCTGTTGTATATGTTAAAAATAAAGTTGGCTACGATGACTCTCTGGACGTTTTCGGTGTTCACGGTGTAGGTGGAATGCTTGGGGCTTTATTACTTGCTGTATTTGCAAATCCAGATATAGCTGATGTTGCCGGAATTATTTATGGAAGTGCTTCACAATTAATGCCACAGATAATTGGTATTATCGCTGTGGGTATTTATACAATCATTGTTTCTGCAATCATATTCAAATTAGTTGATATTATTGTTGGTCTTAGAGTTCCTAAAGATTATGAAATAGAAGGACTTGATGAAAGAATTCATGGTGAAAGGGTTATGAACGAACCAATAAAGTTTTAG
- a CDS encoding TIGR00282 family metallophosphoesterase, whose product MKFLCIGDVIGRTGRNALKRFLPEVREKYQPDFIVLNGENAAGGFGLTKKVYDELLSMGIDVITSGNHIFDKKEITQFIDQEEKLLRPANYPPQALGRGYGIYEKNGKKIAVINLMGRVFMGISLDCPFRKFDEIYEKIKEEVDYIIVDFHAEATSEKTAFGYYVDGRADIVFGTHSHVATADEMILPKGTAYITDVGLTGPKYSVIGMKIEEPIQKFITGMPVKYDVAKGALIFQAIFVKKTEEKTEIIRLKFEEE is encoded by the coding sequence ATGAAATTTTTATGTATTGGCGATGTTATTGGAAGAACAGGGAGAAATGCCTTAAAGCGTTTTCTCCCTGAAGTTAGAGAAAAATATCAGCCGGATTTTATAGTTTTAAATGGAGAAAATGCTGCAGGTGGTTTTGGTTTAACCAAAAAGGTTTATGATGAACTTCTATCTATGGGAATTGATGTAATAACTTCAGGAAATCATATATTTGACAAAAAAGAGATTACCCAGTTTATTGACCAGGAAGAAAAACTTTTAAGACCTGCAAACTACCCTCCCCAGGCACTTGGTAGAGGATACGGTATTTACGAAAAAAATGGCAAAAAGATAGCAGTTATAAATCTGATGGGAAGGGTTTTTATGGGAATATCCCTTGATTGTCCATTTAGAAAGTTTGATGAGATTTATGAAAAAATTAAAGAGGAAGTTGATTACATAATCGTGGATTTTCACGCAGAAGCAACTTCAGAAAAAACAGCCTTTGGATATTATGTTGATGGTAGGGCAGATATTGTTTTCGGAACCCATTCCCATGTGGCTACTGCCGATGAGATGATACTTCCAAAAGGAACAGCTTATATAACAGATGTTGGTCTTACAGGGCCTAAATATTCTGTAATAGGGATGAAAATTGAAGAACCTATCCAAAAATTCATAACAGGAATGCCTGTTAAATATGATGTAGCAAAAGGAGCTTTAATATTTCAGGCAATATTTGTTAAAAAGACAGAAGAAAAAACCGAAATTATAAGACTAAAGTTTGAAGAGGAGTGA
- a CDS encoding HDOD domain-containing protein, which produces MAFSGEFYLTKVPILDKHKKIFAYFLSIKDYEDKSVSVKELADILVHTDLKKLSGSYPVFLKVEPEILTHDILDYIPADQIIFILDISNLNNELITIIEELKKDFFRFSFRYNASFEKIKNLADYIFASIKDINSQVYMLKDKTIITDVYSMEEFNNLVNEGFKYFKGDFIFKPATIVEKKINPSKLAVMELFTKVRENFNPKEIEELIKRNPDLSISLLRYVNSAAFSFRSKITSIRHAISILGQRNLLQWLLLFLYRAGENEPFAETLLEVSAERGKTMEILAQQINLSDEETEKAFLVGILSLVDKLIGVPPEKLGKELNLDEEIINAISKKEGVLGELLFIVEKTEEGRIGEASDIIEKLGLQLNDVMSAQLKAFAWFEEVNLV; this is translated from the coding sequence ATGGCTTTTTCTGGGGAATTCTATCTCACAAAAGTTCCTATACTGGATAAACATAAAAAAATCTTTGCTTATTTCCTGTCTATAAAAGATTATGAAGATAAATCTGTATCTGTAAAAGAACTGGCAGACATTCTTGTTCACACCGACCTAAAAAAACTTTCAGGAAGTTATCCTGTATTTTTAAAAGTTGAACCTGAGATACTTACACATGATATTTTAGATTATATTCCTGCAGACCAGATTATATTTATACTGGATATATCTAATTTAAATAATGAATTAATAACCATTATTGAAGAGCTTAAGAAGGATTTCTTCAGATTTTCATTTAGATATAATGCTTCTTTTGAAAAAATCAAAAACCTTGCTGACTACATATTTGCCAGTATAAAGGATATAAATTCCCAGGTTTATATGTTAAAGGACAAAACTATAATCACAGACGTATATTCTATGGAAGAGTTTAACAACCTTGTAAATGAAGGCTTCAAATATTTTAAAGGAGACTTTATATTCAAACCTGCAACTATTGTTGAGAAAAAGATAAATCCTTCAAAACTTGCTGTAATGGAACTTTTTACAAAGGTAAGGGAAAATTTTAATCCTAAAGAGATAGAAGAATTAATCAAAAGAAATCCTGATTTAAGCATTAGTCTCTTAAGATATGTTAACTCTGCTGCTTTTAGCTTCCGTAGTAAGATTACTTCTATCAGGCATGCAATATCAATACTTGGTCAAAGGAACTTACTCCAGTGGTTATTACTATTTCTATATAGGGCAGGTGAGAATGAGCCTTTTGCAGAAACATTACTGGAGGTTTCTGCAGAAAGGGGAAAAACTATGGAAATTCTCGCTCAACAAATAAATCTTTCGGATGAAGAAACTGAAAAAGCCTTTCTGGTAGGAATACTATCCCTTGTTGATAAGTTGATTGGTGTACCCCCTGAAAAATTAGGTAAAGAGTTAAATCTGGATGAAGAAATCATTAACGCCATTTCTAAAAAAGAAGGAGTTTTAGGAGAACTATTATTTATAGTCGAAAAAACAGAAGAAGGAAGAATAGGAGAGGCCTCAGATATCATTGAAAAATTAGGCCTCCAACTGAATGATGTTATGTCTGCCCAGCTAAAAGCATTCGCCTGGTTTGAAGAGGTCAATTTGGTTTAA